In Dermacentor silvarum isolate Dsil-2018 chromosome 2, BIME_Dsil_1.4, whole genome shotgun sequence, the following proteins share a genomic window:
- the LOC119442717 gene encoding E3 ubiquitin-protein ligase rnf8, producing the protein MAALGKPESQVIDLSGPLPGRLVLERDEEVVGRSSDCSICVRSVMVSRRHAVFSRDASGLWRVADDSSMNGVYVNGSRVEPERPLVLRQDDVISLGPPQRTNLVFRFVTDDPRHRGGDAGQRPKDAASSRPRAFLLMTGGGANQLPKELDSSGKVVVSHRAANAADESETCPVAASDRDNNNVFVQPGVSPSGFAAAGRGDVFSKHSKKIRLSAGDSVVRRVESIMENELTCAICSELFVDAAMLQCGHTFCSYCIHNWRKQKNVCPFCLATISSVTRSFVVDNIIDELICFNPELKRFRETLAHSRLAASYGDSSKN; encoded by the coding sequence ATGGCGGCTCTGGGCAAGCCAGAGTCTCAAGTTATCGACTTGAGTGGTCCCCTGCCCGGTCGCCTAGTGCTTGAAAGAGACGAGGAAGTGGTGGGCCGCAGCAGCGACTGCAGCATATGTGTGCGTTCCGTTATGGTGTCCCGACGCCACGCCGTCTTCAGCCGCGACGCATCGGGCCTGTGGCGAGTCGCGGACGATTCGAGCATGAACGGTGTGTACGTGAACGGCTCACGAGTCGAGCCCGAGCGGCCACTGGTGCTGCGGCAGGACGACGTGATATCGCTGGGTCCGCCACAACGAACGAACCTAGTTTTTCGATTCGTCACAGACGACCCTCGGCATCGAGGTGGCGATGCAGGTCAACGCCCCAAGGACGCCGCCTCCTCTAGACCTCGTGCATTTCTCCTCATGACTGGCGGTGGCGCCAACCAGCTGCCCAAAGAGCTCGACAGCAGCGGCAAAGTGGTGGTTTCACACAGGGCAGCTAACGCGGCCGACGAAAGCGAAACTTGCCCTGTTGCAGCCTCGGACAGAGACAACAACAACGTGTTCGTTCAACCCGGTGTTTCGCCCAGCGGCTTCGCAGCTGCGGGCCGAGGTGACGTTTTCTCCAAGCACAGCAAAAAGATCAGGCTGTCCGCTGGCGACAGCGTCGTGCGCAGGGTAGAGAGCATTATGGAAAACGAGCTGACGTGCGCAATTTGTAGCGAGCTGTTTGTTGACGCCGCCATGCTGCAGTGCGGTCACACGTTCTGCTCCTACTGTATTCACAACTGGAGGAAACAGAAGAACGTATGTCCTTTCTGTCTCGCTACAATAAGTTCGGTCACACGGTCATTCGTCGTGGACAACATCATCGACGAACTGATTTGCTTCAACCCAGAACTTAAGCGGTTTCGGGAGACTTTAGCGCACTCCAGGTTAGCTGCCTCGTATGGTGACTCCTCGAAAAACTGA
- the LOC119442715 gene encoding protein JTB → MHASSQHDSACKQHGGFQFGDHGDFDSRVKISAPNDAIGLNMIEVCSLKRIIFLTVFLIGACLMILTLESILSDHDSDRNGSNSSEGCWEREEYVVKQKCMPCTEFERASKHLPICIQSKYKELVTCRNSGDVYRRCDNEKEGQHFWIFEGSMLVTGLLSSLSVVLRQKHLDRKMIERIQQQVAAGV, encoded by the exons ATGCACGCCTCCTCGCAACACGACTCGGCATGTAAACAACATGGCGGCTTCCAGTTCGGCGACCACGGAGACTTCGACTCTAGGGTGAAAATATCTGCTCCAAATGACGCGATTGGACTCAACATGATTGAAGTGTGCTCCCTAAAGCGCATAATATTCCTGACTGTATTTCTGATAGG CGCCTGCCTGATGATCTTGACGCTGGAAAGCATCCTCTCAGACCACGACAGTGATCGAAACGGTTCAAATTCTTCAGAGGGTTGCTGGGAGAGGGAAGAGTACGTCGTCAAGCAGAAGTGCATGCCTTGCACCGAATTTGAGAGG gcAAGCAAGCACCTACCAATATGCATTCAGTCCAAGTACAAAGAGCTAGTCACCTGCAGGAACTCGGGTGACGTCTATCGAAG GTGCGACAATGAGAAAGAAGGGCAGCACTTCTGGATCTTTGAAGGCAGCATGCTCGTCACGGGTCTCCTGAGCTCACTCTCGGTCGTGCTTCGACAGAAGCACCTTGACCGCAAGATGATAGAGCGGATACAGCAGCAGGTAGCTGCAGGAGTATGA
- the LOC119442714 gene encoding perilipin-2, which produces MPEAITEAPPLQGVQSNFVTRISELPAVTSLWETAAQSYARAKANPGLLAYAIGTAEKSAAVAFATSKPVVDKLATPISIVDGLACKGLDKLEEVYPDVKKKAPDQIVTDAVEYGLKKYGDVKDYGMSQINNIKNVSAGTVHMVAHPVETISQCQSQILGYAKQALVATEATLDQHIASLGIDMKKEGNETVPPEDVALLARLDSISRKATTCASRHAALQLSVLQRYAGGSLSRFQVALQLIQSMKQNLTASTNQSFQETLARLSLHSSWLQGLLSEPTDEAQMKNVQATVLAVARSALGATSRALEQPAVLVRGMSSQLQESYSRLLNSMSDMLQTLTGVANIGELTTATLNNLYLQSIRLEYSVRLFTHQALEWLTTLPVVERLLPTPTEMTSFGSDTTRTVGSSEEDSSADESL; this is translated from the exons ATGCCGGAGGCCATTACCGAGGCACCGCCCCTTCAAGGCGTGCAGTCCAACTTCGTAACTCGAATAAGCGAACTGCCCGCCGTCACGAGTCTGTGGGAAACCGCAGCGCAGTCGTACGCTCGGGCAAAAGCCAACCCGGGCTTGTTGGCGTATGCGATCGGCACCGCCGAGAAATCGGCGGCAGTAGCCTTCGCCACAAGCAAGCCCGTTGTGGACAAGTTGGCTACACCGATCAGCATCGTTGACGGTTTGGCCTGCAAGGGACTCGACAAGCTCGAAGAGGTCTACCCTGACGTCAAGAAGAAAGCACCCGATCAGATAGTGACTGACGCCGTCGAGTACGGGCTCAAGAAGTATGGCGATGTCAAGGATTACGGCATGTCTCAG ATCAACAACATCAAAAATGTGTCTGCCGGTACAGTTCACATGGTGGCACATCCTGTGGAGACTATCTCGCAGTGCCAAAGCCAAATATTGGGCTATGCCAAGCAGGCTCTTGTTGCTACTGAAGCTACCTTGGACCAG CACATTGCATCCCTTGGGATTGACATGAAGAAAGAAGGCAACGAGACCGTGCCTCCAGAAGACGTGGCTCTGCTGGCTCGGCTGGACAGCATCTCCCGCAAGGCAACAACATGCGCCTCGAGGCATGCTGCCCTGCAGCTGAGTGTGCTGCAGCGGTATGCGGGCGGCTCCCTCTCTCGGTTCCAGGTGGCTCTGCAGCTGATCCAGAGCATGAAGCAGAATCTGACTGCCAGCACCAACCAGTCATTTCAGGAGACCCTCGCACGCTTGAGCCTCCACTCTTCCTGGCTCCAGGGACTCCTGAGTGAGCCTACCGATGAGGCCCAGATGAAG AATGTACAGGCCACAGTGCTTGCCGTTGCTCGAAGTGCACTGGGTGCCACTAGCCGCGCCCTGGAGCAGCCCGCAGTCCTGGTTCGAGGCATGTCCTCCCAGTTGCAGGAGTCCTACAGTCGGCTGCTCAACTCGATGTCGGATATGTTGCAGACCCTGACAGGTGTCGCCAACATCGGCGAGCTGACTACGGCCACTCTCAACAACCTTTACCTGCAGTCTATCCGGCTCGAGTATTCGGTTCGCTTGTTTACCCACCAGGCACTGGAATGGCTG ACTACACTTCCTGTAGTGGAACGCCTGCTGCCAACGCCCACAGAGATGACGTCATTTGGCTCGGACACGACGAGAACGGTTGGATCGTCTGAAGAAGACTCCTCTGCTGATGAATCCTTGTAG